GATTCATACAGGTTTGTGTCCTTTCAGCTTTCATACTAACCACCCAGTTGTTCCTGTGTTTACCCAACAAATCACATACAGCCACATATAAAAACTCATAACTGTAAAAACCCAACTTTGCATgtagaaagttttttttttcctagaaAGACATTATGGACAAATTGCAACAGAGTGTATGCACCTGTAAAGAACATTCAATTTAAAAGCAATGTCACAGCATCGGTGAACACTTTACCCCAAGCTTTTAAAAGGCATAAGTTAAAAATttttagaaatatatttattggCTTTCTAGCAGAGAGTTTAGATGAGAAGTTTGATAACTTCATACCTACATCTGTCCatcaaatatgaagctactaCTAGCAGGTGGATTTTGTGACCATTGGGCatagccaggctagcagtttccccgtttccagtctttgtgctaaactaagctaactggcaACTGCCTGTAGCTTCACAATGACAGGACTGAAAGGACTCGCATTGAAAAATTTCAAACTTTTTTGCTGTTGAACCTCTGAaactcattttttcccccactaACAGGTCAGAAGAACTACAGATGCACGGTTTGTGAGAAGTCGTTTACCCAGAAATCTCACGTGGCGTCACACATGCTCATCCACACTGGTGCAGAGAAGCTGAAGTGTGACCTCTGTGACCGGGCATTCATCAGGAAACATGACCTGAAACAACACAtgttctctcacacacagtatgttacttatttattgtcttttagATCAGtctacaaaagaaaacagttatTTTATCAGTCAGCAGACTAATGGATTGAGGTCTGTTTTGGActaattttaatgatttatgtttctttttctatctGCTATAGCGAAAAGAGATCTTGATCTAAATAAGATTATGTGGCTAAATAAAGGTTATATACTGTGTCTCCTCATATTCTTTCCCATTCCCACAACAGTGAACGGCGAATACAGTGcccaaaatgcaacaaacactTCCTCAAGACCAACCACCTGAAGAAGCACATGAACTCTCATGAGGGCCGAAGAGACTTTGTCTGCGAGAAATGCCACAAAGCTTTCCTCACCAAATACCACCTCACCCGTCACCTCAAGATATGCAAAGGGCCCAAGACTGAAAGAGCATCCCGTAAGGAGCAGGATGTggatgaggaagaagacgaagaggaggaagaagaggaggatggtaggggaaggggaggaggagagagacttGTTGACTCAGCCAGCAATGACGACTGTGGTTTAGATGTTGGAGGATATAATTCTGAAAAGTCCCTGTCACCCCCTCATTGACAACACTGTTCCTCTTGAGATGTCTTGGTTATTTATGTTCTACAATACTGACGTTTACCTCTAGTTTTTGCCAAATATCAGTAACTTTGTcaaattttcattgcaacatTTTACATAATCCCAATTTTACAATCTGTATATGTTTAGTCTCACAAGCATATCAGTGCTGCTAAAATAATCTTTGTCAGATTATAAAACAACTGATAAAGATCTGACTGTATTTCTATAAAGCtactctgtgttttcattgaacTCAGGCCTGTGTAATATTGGTTGGTGGGATTCATACATAAGCTATCTTTCATTCACTATTCcttatgttttttctttgactcaCTAACACGAGGAGGTACACATTTGTAGTTGCACAGTAAAATTTTCTGATGCCATATTCTTGCATTTTAGTCTTTACAGTATGAAATTGTGcttctgttctttatttattaaaagaaagattttgtattcttttttttaatttaaagtgaTTTCTTTGTGAATGGAAGCAAGCCTCTTGAAAACAAGAATGTGAGTGTTGACTTAATGTTAAAGTGTTACTGCTCCATCCTATCTGTTGCATAAtgtttgaataaatgaacatttacaGTTTAATGTGCTATGTTAATGTTCAGTTAAAAGCATCAATTACAACTACACTGACTGTGTCATTTCCTTTAACCCATATTGTTTTTTAACTATAATAATCATGGGCTACATCTTACCCACCTGCAGTGCATTCAACACATGATCGCAAAGTGCAAAACCAAAtggaaaaaatagagaaaaagcGCCCCCAGCTGGTCTTGTGAAAATCTCACTACCCCGATACAATTTGCGACTAAAAGTACTGATGACTATGATCATCAAAAAGATTCAAATTATTAAATAATGTGGTCTCATACTGCATTATTAGAACAGTTTTCAGTGGGAAATTCACTAACCCCTTATGCTTTTTATACACAAGACCAACTAACTACCCGGAATAAGAATCTATGCAGGAAAATAATGTTTGTAACACTCCTGCTGTACGGAGCTGTGTGTagacttgttttttcttttcttttttcttttattttgattaaaattaGAATTAGCAGCTTTGCTCGGGAGGCAATATAGCCCAACGTCTTCTGTGACCGGAAGTACGCGCTATAGTTTCCggttaaaatacaaaatatgcaGCGCCGTGGTTGTCATTCACTCTGGCGTGGTATGAATTATCTGTTTTTCTACGCTTTGTATTTGTATGTTGTATCACTTTCGATGTAAATGCTGTATTACTGACTGTACATCAAAATAGAAAAGTGAAGCAATCTTTTACTTGCTAATTCTTCATTGTTTTAAGTGTAAgctagctaactttagctaacGGTTTAGCTAATAGGTCGGCTAGCCGTAAGTCAGGTACACATGACATGCCTCACAGTCTTATTTGATATCTCGTTAAAGGATAGTGGTGTTCTGTGTGCCACGTGTTAGTAGAGACCGTGAAGGTGTTTTAATCTCGCCTTGAGTGTGAACACGTTGCATGCTTTATCTCACGGTATTTTTCTGTGCTTCTCATCAGCCTGAAGAGTCTTATAAGAATCATGTTGACCCCACCGAAGGAGGGGATGCCCAGTATGATAGACAGGGcgctgaggatgaggagggaggagcaggcTCGTCAGGTGGTCCTGGCCTGGGCTGTTCTCAACGTCTCTCTAGCTGGCATGATTTACACTGAGATGTAAGGTTTTGCTGACTTCTGTATTGTCCTGtcttgcaataaaaaaaaccaatCATCTGTAATGTAACACTGGTTTACTGTTCCTCCATCTCCCAACTTCCAACTCTCTTCTTCCAGTGTTCAGTGTAATGAtatctgtgtgatttttttacttttctgctAGGTCAGGGAATTTGCTGAGCCGATACTACAACATCACCTACTGGCCTATCTGGTACATCGGTAAGGTCCCACTGCTCTCTCATTTATCTAAGGATGCCTGCTGGTGTTAAAAAGTTTTTATTACTAGTACAGAAGCACTAGTCAGCATCACATTCAGTGCCTGAGTTGTATTTGCAGTCAGTCTGTTTAGTGGAAATTAATAGTTCATTCATATACAGTCACACTtccaaatattttcacattaattGCTTAAAACATCAGAATTGACCGAGTGCCATGGAtgtaatatgaaaatatgacagTCTCCCatgtgtgtctccctctcttctgtCCTCATTTACAGAACTGGTGCTAGCTTCTCTATTTAGCCTCAATGCTCTTTTTGACTTctggaaatatttcaaatacacTATGGCTCCCTCCACCATTGCTGTGTCACCAGAGCAGCATCTCCTCCTCGGTCTGAGAAACACAAGTGAGGCCatgagagtgtttttgttttgttttggttttttttcctgcaaatttgtatttttcattcattttgtttaatcaTTAGTACATTTAAGTAAATATACTTAGGTCCTTAATATTGAGTATGAGGCTCACAAGTGTGCTCGTCATTGTCTGCCCCATGTAGGTATTCAGGCTTCTCCGCCCcaaaagccagaaaaaaagGAGACCCCAGCTCCAGCCCAGTTGTCTCCACTGCAGGGTCAAAGTGTGCTGAGTTTCAGCCCATCACGGCCAGCCACCACCAGCCCCAAGTTCTCCCCCAGCTGTGTACCCGGGTACAGCCCTCCTCTCAGCAACCCATCCACCCCAAACAGTGCGGGTGGGCACTTTTCACCTTCAGTGGCCTTTGGAAAGGTGTGTCCATTATTACGGTTACTATTATCAGGGTCATAGAAAATTAAGGTTTAAGGTTCCAAATAAGAACAACAGAGATGCAATAGAGGTACATTATCGCCACCAACTGTCGCTCTCACAGCACATGAGAATGCCGGTAAGCGGCCCTGCTGGCCAAATCACGTGACCTAgcgaggcagctggattgcTACATCACGCTGCCCACCCCTAATATTTAGCAGAGACACTACATCTGTTTTCTCATATGAATTCAGACCACAGAATCACACGTaacacatttgtctgtgtcagaCGTGTTCTCACTGACTGGAAATACTGGTGTGTTGCCTGGGTTGGCGTTTATTGTGGAAACAATATTGCCAAATCTCTAACGctggacacatttctaccatCGCATTGTATATACTGTCATACTGTCCAACCCTACCTCCAAAGATAAAAATAGTTAAGAATGATCAAATGTAATGCACATTTTTACCTCCACAAATCCACATTAAGTTCTTCCATTCTCAGGTGCTGAACTACAGTGCCTCCCCTGGCTCCTCTCCCTACCCCAGCAGCATTGGACCAGCAGAAGGCTCCAGCTTGAGAGCGCGATATCGCACGTCCCCCTCAGTGTTTAACTCCCCTGGAAGCAAGGAGGACTACATGGAGGATCTGAAAAGCCTGGAGAGGTTCCtccacacagaggaggagaagagtcACCGCAGCCAGTTAGGTAGGAGATGCTAGTGTTTTAGGAACTCCATTGTTAGTATAAAAAAAGCAGGACGTAGACCAAGAGTTTGTTCCGAGAAGTTTTTCTTTAGATGATTTTGTAATTTTCATCTCTATCTGGGTTAATATAGAAAACCCTTTATAAGTGTATAAGTAAGAAGATCGAATTAAACTCTTTAGATGCCATGATAATGAACTGATGCTTTCTACAGGGAGTCCAGAGGCTGTGTCTCCAAACCACAGCCCAACATTTTGGAACTACAACCGCTCAGTGGGAGATTACACCCAGAGCTTGAGGAAGTTCCTGTATCAGCCAGCCTGCCGCTCTCAGGCCCCGTCTGCCCACAAGGATGAGACAGACCTGGGCTCcaaacaggctgcagaggaggtcGGTAAATTACCACtgtgtgatttgttgttgtgacctgataaaaaataatgtttcaaTGTGTGATTGGCATGAAACTATATCTCTTTCCTGTGATGAAGGTATGGGCCAGAATCACAACCAGCCGTCCTGTAGTGGACCGCATTGATAGCTGGACGGCCAAGCTTAGAAATGTAAGTGTTCAGACATATTTACAGAACTACATACTCAAAGAAACAATCACCTGATTTTAGTCAGAAAATACATCACAAATCCAatctatttttgtcttttttagtGGATCAGTGACACCATCTTGGTCCCGCTGGTGAAGGAAATAGACTCTGTCAACAGCCAGCTCAGGAGGATGGGCTGCCCTGAGCTCCAGATCGGAGGTGAACCATTTGCAGAGGGCATGAATTATGGGGAATATGCCTTGTTCTCAAAATGCTGTTGGGTTCAGTGGAAATGCTATAAAGTGCACGTCATACAGGACCAAAGACACTAGAATATTaagttatttcatttcttaGAAATACTATGTTTTTCTAAGTACCGTAATACTAAATTAAAGCAATTTGAGGAAAATGTTACATGtgcaaaaaatctgaaattCAGAAAAGCTGACTCTTATGGCTTTGATatgttttatttgacaaaaagtAATGAACTATAACACTTGAACGTCTTAACGAACTTTCATAGTTAAGTTAAAgataaatattttcatgttagagcagattttttttgtgtgttttgtaattttctcagaaatgaaaatacCAGATAAATACAATGCACAGCAAGACAGCAGTTTCAGTAGCCAAGTGAATAACAACCATTTCCAGTTCAATGAAAAAACTTACTCTGAAAAATTTAAATTACTGTATTCGTTACTGTAATTTCAATGTACTCTCCTAAATTTGGGGTCTTAATTTTCTCTCCGTCATCCGCCAGAGGCCAGCATAAGCAGTCTGAAACAGGCAGCGGTGATGAAAGCCTCATCTATCCCCACTATGAACTCCATTGTTCAGTATCTGGACATCACTCCCAACCAGGAATATCTGGTAGACCGCATAAAGGGTAGGTTCATCAGTACAGTACGTGTATGCCTGATGTGATGGTGTGCAACTATAGACTATCTGTGTGagggtggggaaaaaaaaacacattcgtAATCTCTTATACATGTATATTTATCATGTGCTTTATCATGTGCATTCTGTCAGAGCTGGCCCACAGCGGCTGCATGAGCTCCTTTCGCTGGAATAGTGGTGGTGATCTGAAGAACAGGAAGTGGGACACGGACCTCCCCACTGACTGTGCTGTGAGTCTACACATATGCACACTAAACTATTGGTCAACCAGTTACCATCACTGAACAGGTTTAAATCAATGTTTGATCCATAATTTAGTTAGGGCTGCATTGATCCCAAACTGATGTTGTAAGATACCTTGATTTACCCCACGTAAaaaaatttaacatttaatctAGTtaatttttgatattttttcttAACGACTAAATAATTAGTCGAGCGACTGAACCATTCCAttaatttgatgttttcatgAATTTTCATAGAGGTCTCAGTACTTCTGTCTTGAATATGCagaattatgttttatttaagtgTTGCTGCTTCTTTGAGTCTTTCAACTGCAGAATCTTTGCTGCAAGCATAACATAGTAAGAGTCTCCTCATCAGAACATCAAATACTTGAtacttttcctgtctttctaGGTcctcatgcatgtgttttgtacATACTTGGACTCCAGACTGCCCCCACACCCAAAGTACCCCGACGGGAAGACTTTCACTTCTCAGCACTTCAGCCACACCCCAGACAAACctggtatacacacacacatgcacgcatagAGAGGAAGAATAATAAAATGCTAGTTATTTCCACTGTATGCATCTCATTCTTGAAACACAGCACATACTTTCGTCATATATTACGTGATACTTCACTTCTTCATGGTGTTTCAGTTCCTGTGTGCcttttttgtattaactctCATAGATGTTACCAAGGAGAGCCTTTTCTGTGTCCACCAAAGCAGCACCACTCCCCCTCACTACCAACTCATCTACCAGGGACATATCTACAGTCTACCCAAGGTGACAGCAAAAGGCAGTTTTTCAGGCTCTCACAAAACAGCTTGTGCTCATATTTTGCCCCTACCAGCTTGAAATCAAATCTTAAGAGAAGCCTGTCTTTtggttttcttattttgttccCTCCAAGATGTGCCATTTGTACTACAGGACTCCCTGAGGTGGCACTGTTAATCAAACAAATGATAAACTAATTTTTAATATCTCCTTTTAAAGATTGAACTTGCTTATGAAATGCAGAACCTTGTATAAATCTACATCTGCACAGTACAGATTTTTCaacaaaactaacaaaacaTTTGAGAAATAAATCTTTTTCATCATCCTATAAgcttgttaatgtttttgttcttgaggTAGAGATCCTTGACTAAGATTTTATGCTTTTTGGCCAGAGATAAAAttgaatgaatttatttatttctttgctcCTAAGGCTGGGTCCAACCTATCCTTTGATTGCTCCCCTCGATTAAGagttcattttaaatgagaaaatctcaCTTTTTTAGCGGATTCACTGTACCTGGTCTTGTTATACCCGTATGAAGCATAGAGAGCTTTGTAACTAGTAGTCTTCTTTGTACAAGTCATCCCCACGTATGTGACAAACATCCCAGAGAAAAGCCAGTAAACTCGGGGCATCAGAACAGACGCCTCATTCATAAACAGTTCAGAACGTCTCCCTCCACTGTAACATATTCATTGCAATAACATGAACCCATCTTGATTTCTGTTACAGGGCAGGAACAACCTGTTCCACACAATCCTCATGTTCCTCTATGTCATTAAGACCAAGGAGTCAGGGATGCTGGGGTAAGTACTTCCACCTAAAACCCTATCAAAACCTTGCTAGGTCCAATAATTGACTCAAGTATGTGCCGTTTCAAGGCATAATGAaatattgattcattttcagcaaaaagGTCATACAGCAAAGTGTAGATTGCATTTTGATTGAAAATGATTGGTTTGACCTTGCTTGCCTTCTGTAGGATAATTAAATTGCTTTTCATACTTTCTTCAGGAGAGTAAATCTTGGCCTCTCTGGAGTGAACATCTTGTGGATATTTGAAGACTGATGTATCGTCTTTAATAACCAACAAGAAGCTacaagtggatttttttttcctcccacaatACTGTGTGGCTACACTGGTAGGCATACCACCTCAGCTTAAAGACTGCTCTTTCAGGGGCACAGCGGAAAATCAGCACTTCACTTCGACAGACaacaaatgaatatttttggacAGTTTTGACATACAAATTGGCAACACCCTGTTAGAAATCGTCATTTAAGTATGTGACACCACAGTGTGCTTATGATACAATGCAGAGTTgtattttttaacattgttgCGTTttctgattttgtatttttagaatGTACCAGCATGGCAGCCTTGTAAATAATATACCTCAGATTTGTCTGGTGGATGGTTAAGTGCTCAGACCCATTTTGCTTGAATGCAAATATAGTATGTGTggacttgacttttgtttccttttctggTATGCTGTTTTTTCGTTGTTCCTGTAGTTAAATGAATGTCTGCTGCAGTAGGGATGCTCCTGACATGCTTGAAGTCAACCACAGAAGTTGGACATATGAAAACGGAAGCAATATACAATTCAGACCTGAAGTATTCTGCAGTTACAAAGCTTCCCAGCAGGCTGCAATGCAAAACATAACTATGTAAACTGTAAATTCTTTTGATATGTGATGGAGAACAAACTGTTTATTCTGAAGGTAGTGTCTTTTTACAAATATGACCTAAATGCCAATTAGCCTGATTGCTTGCGCCAGCCTTTAGTTACATTTCAGACTTTCTACgtttgcttgtttttgagtAATGCCATTTTACAAATGACTCATGAGAGTGGAAAATAAAATTGAGATATGAAAAACAATACAGTTGAAGCTTGTTAATTTCCCTCCACTTGCTGGCACTTGGTAATTTTTTGACTGTTGTAGGCATCCACTTGGTGGCAATGTCGTTCATTTTTATGATTTGACCTTACTCTTGGTCCCATTATCTCATGACACACTGCATATCCACCGCATGAGCACTGTAATGTGATGCAACGTCTTGTGCAGTAACGTCACTAGTGAATGACTTGATTCTGACTGATAATTTCAAGTATCATTAAAATAGTTTGTGTCAGCATGGGTTGAGTACAAACTGTTCTGTGTTGCAGCAGCATGCCCTTCGTAATGTAATATAAGTGATTAAGTGCATCCTGGTACTATTAATCTTTGTACATGAGACTGAGAATTAATCAATCTTCAGAAAATGACTGTCAAGGTTTAAAAAACCATGTAGAAATGTTGTACGTGATTGAACAAGCAGCATTATCTGGCATAAATCGcctttgttttgtagtttagTGTCGTCCTCTTTTGTTGCAAACTTCATTTCCCATAATACATTTCACTAGTTAGCTTTTCCTGTTGGGAAATGTAGTCTATTAGTGGATTAGGCCTGGTTTCTCCCTAAATGAAAGGCATATGTCTGCGGTTTTATTGTTTTCCCCATGTCGACTAACgttttgtaaaatgtcagtCATGTGCACATCATTGTTATTGAAGGTGTCCTGTGGAGGAAATTCCTGAGATACTTAGAGGAACTACAAGAACCATAATGCACTTGGCCACCATTGCTCCTCCGCTCACATCCGCTTGACTCGCTCGCTATTTGTGTTGGAAAAAGGACTTTGTGAAACTGCAGCGATGTCAGTCCAGGTTGTGGCAGCGAAAATGGCAGAGGTCGAGCTCAAAGACGTCCCCGCCGGCAAAGACTTGCCGGCTGGTTCCCCGATGACACCGACCTCGGAGGGCAAGAACCTCACCAGAAACGACCCGCACGAGGCCGggtcctcagctgctgcttcccCCACAGCAGAGCCCTCCGCGAAAGCCGGGGAAGGCAGCCTGGGTTTGCTCACCGCGAACCCCGCAAAGATGCCCCAGGCGTCGGCTATGAAGCGGTCGGACCCGCAGCAGAACGGCGGAGAGGCTTTTGTCAATCGTGACGGTACCGTTGCCGAAGCACCGCGGATGAAAAAGGTAAGCGAGGCACCGCTTTTCCTCCGCAGCTGCTATATCCTCGATGTTATTGGACCACCGCTAAGCACCTCGCCGCAATGAAAGCTCGTTGGGAAAGCTCGCATTGTGTGGCGATGCTAACAGGCTAGCTCTTCCCAACGCTCATTCAGCCGTGTCAGTTGACGCTTTTAATAATAGTCTCGTGTGCTAATAGCACTGTAGAGGGTGTAATAAGGGTTAAACGCTTTGTAAAAATAAGTGTTAGTTACACGTTTTATTTCGGCTGACACGGCTAAATCTTCAGGACCTGAACTCAGCAGCAGGATAAAAGTATCCCACTGTCCACATAAGTTTGGTTGAGATTGGGTGCTTAAGAAGGGAAATACTTTGCTAGCTATTCACTTTGTAGAGTTATGAAGCGCAGCAAAATAATGCTCGGCCTTGGactaaaaacagaatattttgctGTTAAAATAAGCGCAGACAGTCAATTAAATGAACGCTTCGAGTCCTATCGTGGCTACTTTGCTTTAATAGTTCCAATTTTTGCTTGGTcaataagaagaagaatgtaTATTCGATAGTCTCTTAGAGTTTTAGGACACGTGGGTTCCCATTACAGCAGAAAATGATATATGTATGGCTGTTTTTAGTAAGAGCATGGCTGCTTTATGTGGCAATCATGATTCAGATACAGCAAAGTAAAAGAAACGTTGTAGTTCAAATGATCTCTGCCGCTTACTCGACCTCACGTTGGTCTATTAAGTACAGTCACAGTTCATTGCTTAAAATAAATACCCTGGTAAGTTAAGGTTGACTGATGCTGCGTCACCCAAGGTGTGCGATCTGCTCAGACATAACAGTTGCTGGTAATCCATGACCCCAGGGCACTCCTGTCACCTAGTTTTCTCAAGCCTGATTTAGCCAGGAGCACCTATACCTCAGTGGAGGGAATTCCTGCCCTTGTGGCTTAATTTAGAGGTCACACTGACTTAGCATGTCGTTTTCTTGGCGAGCAAGAATCCAAAAAAACTGCTTGACTGTGGTTTGTGCCCTAAATGCATCTAATCTCTCTGCGCCTCACAAATCCTTGATTAGGACGGAAGTGCACATGAAGGGCAATGTTCAAGGAAAGAACCCTTTTTTGATAAGGACTTCTTTGAGGAAGCTTCCAGCTCTATTCCTTTGATCAGAGTTATTATTAACAGTTGACAGTGATTTATAGCCCGTGGTCACTGTAGTGCACTTCATCAGTAGTGGTCAGATTCAGGAATTGATTTTAGATACAGTATGTGCGTGCGGAGACTCTGATTTATTGACTTCCTGTAGGTGGTCCTAACAAGTTCAATGCTAAAATCTGGGATGGAAAACCAAAAACGTGGGGTGATTGTCAGTGTGAAACTGAGGTACAGAATATGTTGGGTGGGATACACTCACTGCCCACACCCACCAATACTCCCAGACAATGATCTAAATCCTGGTAGACAACCCCTAAGGAAACCCCAATAGAAGCCCTATAGTAGGAGAGCAGGATAGTACAGTATGAGAATGGactgcacactgacagcagcttcgAGCAGATGGCTTTACGTGCCTCAGACTGTGACAGCAAGAAGGCATATGGAGGTGAACCAGCAGTCGGGAGCACTGGGCCCGCAGGCTGAGCCCTATTTGGGGGGCTGGCCGAAAACGGACGTACCGGACAGCAACAGCCACATCTGGATTATTCAGGAGACAAAATTTGTGCACAGGACCATGGTACAGAGAGTTAATTTCCAAAATGTTATATGCTCATTTTATTTAGTAAAAATATCGTGGGTCAGAAGTTTATCATTTAGTATCTCTTGAAATAAAGAAAGCGGTCTCTTGGTAGTCTGCCATTGAGAAAATTTGTTGTGAAATATTGCTTAAAGTAACCTCAGAGTTTATTAAATCTGTACTTTTTATGATTCTCTAAGGCTAGCTCTTAAACAAATACAAGATATTTTATGTTGGAAAAAAGTTGAGGTTATGGTAGAAACTGTAGGTTCTCTctgtatatttaaatgtatttggaCCCAGTATAGTAGTGTTTTTATGTCTAATCAGAGCAGTCATCGTTTTATGAGGTTTCTGTTCTTTCATCAGTgcatttaaattaataatagTGATGCGTAGGATAGTCTATATGTCAACAAATGCTTGTGTAATCCATTGTAATTTAAAGAGATCATGTTGATGTAGAGAGAAACTGCACTAATTTCATTCCAAGAGGGGTCATCTCTGAATATTTGGGgtcaatgtttttttaattcatataATGCAGAGCCCAAGTAATGGATAATAGACACTCTAAATACACTGGGACAGGAATCTGTCCATTATATTAATTCAGATACTCATTACACAATGCATTGCCACTGCATTTGTCTGATCAACCACTTTAGTTTATATCCACTGGGACAAAAGGTTGACTTCAGCCTATTTATAGATCATGAGACATAGTGGGTCTTATGGCGCACTGCATTATAGATATATACGATCACAGCCTGGCTTTGCACATCTGCTGAATTCTGCTTGTCCAGTGCAGTAAAGGGTAAGTGAAGCTGTGGGACTGATAATACAAGtatgcaggcaggcagcagcaatgactgaatgactgaatgactgGATGACTAGCTATCTTTTAATCCATGCCTTTATCATGTCACCACATGAGGGGATTAAAAGGGCCAGCTTTCTGTTGTACCGTAGGTGGGCTCACATGTAAGCTTCTGGGGTCAGTGATGAGTTTCATTGTAACCAGCATTGCTTTCGCAAGAATATGTCTAGCTTCTGGGAAGTCCAGGATGATACCTCCAGCTAGGAAGAGAAGGAAATGCAAACAGCTCTGCAGGCAGCAGAGTTGTGTACCGTCCTCAGTTTTTAATAATGAAACTAGGGCTGTCAAAATAGAGCAaaaattatttatgtttaattattccttctgagaaaaaaaacattgacatgtctatttttgtgttattatgtccataagagggaAAACCAATACAACAAGCGACATACTACTTGTATGTTATTTTAACATAAATCTTTAATATAAACAAAAATTAATGTCCTATGCCATGTTGTTGAATTCTCTTGCTTCATCTTGaacttaatttcattttcaatcagtgAAAGTGActttgtgtgcagagttttcAGTTGTTGTTGGTC
This region of Chelmon rostratus isolate fCheRos1 chromosome 22, fCheRos1.pri, whole genome shotgun sequence genomic DNA includes:
- the tmem209 gene encoding transmembrane protein 209, with protein sequence MLTPPKEGMPSMIDRALRMRREEQARQVVLAWAVLNVSLAGMIYTEMSGNLLSRYYNITYWPIWYIELVLASLFSLNALFDFWKYFKYTMAPSTIAVSPEQHLLLGLRNTSIQASPPQKPEKKETPAPAQLSPLQGQSVLSFSPSRPATTSPKFSPSCVPGYSPPLSNPSTPNSAGGHFSPSVAFGKVLNYSASPGSSPYPSSIGPAEGSSLRARYRTSPSVFNSPGSKEDYMEDLKSLERFLHTEEEKSHRSQLGSPEAVSPNHSPTFWNYNRSVGDYTQSLRKFLYQPACRSQAPSAHKDETDLGSKQAAEEVWARITTSRPVVDRIDSWTAKLRNWISDTILVPLVKEIDSVNSQLRRMGCPELQIGEASISSLKQAAVMKASSIPTMNSIVQYLDITPNQEYLVDRIKELAHSGCMSSFRWNSGGDLKNRKWDTDLPTDCAVLMHVFCTYLDSRLPPHPKYPDGKTFTSQHFSHTPDKPDVTKESLFCVHQSSTTPPHYQLIYQGHIYSLPKGRNNLFHTILMFLYVIKTKESGMLGRVNLGLSGVNILWIFED